One region of Hydrogenobaculum sp. Y04AAS1 genomic DNA includes:
- a CDS encoding sulfite oxidase-like oxidoreductase, giving the protein MEKDRLPKGQKWISKPVVYDIVKDIKDVDLSKYRLKFFGFLENPIEITYDEFVSMAKDKVVADFHCVTTWSVRDIVWEGVKTKKILEMVKPKKEAKFVMAHCLEGYTTNFPIEYLYDENSILAYKMNGEIIPKRHGFPIRLVIPSLYAWKSAKYLEALEFMDKNVKGFWELRGYHDIGDPWKEERFSED; this is encoded by the coding sequence ATGGAAAAAGATAGATTGCCAAAAGGACAAAAATGGATTTCAAAACCTGTTGTTTACGATATAGTAAAAGATATAAAAGATGTTGATTTATCTAAGTATAGGTTGAAGTTTTTTGGATTTTTAGAAAATCCTATAGAAATAACTTACGATGAGTTTGTATCTATGGCAAAAGACAAAGTGGTGGCGGATTTTCACTGTGTTACCACTTGGAGTGTAAGAGATATCGTTTGGGAAGGCGTAAAAACAAAAAAAATATTAGAGATGGTAAAACCAAAGAAAGAAGCTAAGTTTGTTATGGCTCATTGTCTTGAAGGATATACCACAAACTTTCCTATAGAGTATCTTTACGATGAAAACTCTATATTGGCTTATAAAATGAACGGTGAAATTATCCCGAAAAGGCACGGCTTTCCTATAAGGCTTGTGATCCCTTCTTTGTATGCATGGAAAAGTGCAAAGTATTTGGAAGCTCTTGAGTTTATGGATAAAAACGTAAAGGGATTTTGGGAGCTTAGAGGTTATCACGATATAGGAGACCCTTGGAAGGAAGAGCGTTTTAGTGAAGATTAG
- a CDS encoding Ppx/GppA phosphatase family protein encodes MKDVVAAIDIGSYSIRLGIATKEPFEIIFEKGNIVELGTGVKETGFIKEEKIKEALETLKDFKNTIDSYNASNIIAVGTEALRKAKNADDFIKKVKEEVGIDVNIISGEEEGELSFKASIFSLGLKKDAVVIDQGGGSTEFVYGKASNIKSINSFPFGIVNLTEEFFKHDPPTDEEIKALFDFLEKNIKQVLKLVDSIVAIGGTITTIAALHYGVYPYNGKIIHGKILSLDALEKWFWALAKIPTEERKKYKEIEDKRAKAIVSGIAIFYKVLELFEKDYLIISDFGLKHALLLKAAGLI; translated from the coding sequence ATGAAAGACGTTGTAGCGGCAATAGACATAGGTTCATACAGTATAAGGCTTGGCATAGCCACCAAAGAACCTTTTGAAATAATTTTTGAAAAAGGAAACATAGTAGAATTAGGCACCGGGGTAAAAGAAACTGGCTTTATAAAAGAAGAAAAAATCAAAGAAGCTTTGGAAACTTTAAAAGATTTTAAAAACACCATAGACAGCTACAATGCTTCAAACATCATTGCAGTAGGCACAGAAGCTCTAAGAAAAGCAAAAAACGCTGATGATTTTATAAAAAAAGTAAAAGAAGAAGTTGGTATAGATGTAAATATTATTAGCGGTGAAGAAGAAGGAGAGCTTTCTTTTAAAGCAAGCATATTTTCCCTGGGGCTTAAAAAAGACGCAGTTGTGATAGATCAAGGTGGTGGTTCTACAGAGTTTGTTTACGGAAAAGCTTCTAATATAAAATCTATAAACTCTTTTCCTTTTGGTATAGTAAATCTTACCGAAGAGTTTTTTAAGCATGACCCACCTACCGATGAAGAAATAAAAGCTCTTTTTGATTTTCTTGAAAAAAACATAAAACAAGTACTAAAACTAGTAGATAGTATAGTGGCAATAGGAGGCACCATTACAACTATAGCAGCTCTTCACTATGGTGTATATCCTTACAACGGCAAAATAATACACGGTAAAATCCTGTCTTTAGATGCTTTAGAAAAATGGTTTTGGGCACTTGCAAAAATACCAACAGAAGAAAGAAAAAAATACAAAGAGATAGAAGATAAAAGAGCAAAGGCTATAGTATCTGGTATAGCCATATTTTATAAAGTTTTGGAGCTTTTTGAAAAAGATTACCTTATAATAAGCGACTTTGGTCTAAAACATGCTCTTCTTTTAAAAGCAGCAGGACTTATATAA
- a CDS encoding MoxR family ATPase, whose product MAINPKKVEFEISRIIKGKENVIRYVLAAFFAGGHILIEDVPGVGKTTLAISMAKAMSLIFNRIQFTSDLMPSDVLGIYIYDEKKRDFVFRPGPIFSNIILADEINRAPPKTQSALLEAMAEKTVSIEGKTHKLEDVFCVIATQNPMDNYGTFALPESELDRFMIKISMGYPSYDIEKLMILNGDPSERLADIQSVLTKQDVLDIIKHVKHIHVSEDVADVLMFIVQKTRKHKDVYVGVSPRGTLQMINLAKSYAFLMDRDFVTPFDIIELAPIAFPHRILTDDTTQKKNSIIIEEIVKEVKL is encoded by the coding sequence ATGGCTATTAATCCTAAAAAAGTAGAATTTGAAATATCAAGAATTATAAAAGGCAAAGAAAACGTTATAAGATATGTATTGGCTGCTTTCTTTGCTGGCGGGCATATTCTTATAGAAGATGTACCTGGGGTTGGTAAAACTACGTTGGCTATATCTATGGCAAAGGCTATGTCATTAATTTTTAATAGAATACAATTTACATCAGATTTGATGCCTTCGGATGTCTTGGGCATATACATATACGACGAAAAGAAAAGAGATTTTGTATTTAGACCTGGTCCTATCTTTAGCAACATAATACTTGCGGACGAGATAAATAGGGCTCCACCAAAAACTCAAAGCGCTTTACTAGAGGCCATGGCAGAAAAAACCGTTAGCATAGAGGGTAAAACTCACAAGTTAGAAGATGTCTTCTGTGTAATAGCCACTCAAAATCCAATGGACAACTATGGCACGTTTGCATTGCCAGAATCAGAATTGGATAGGTTTATGATAAAAATATCTATGGGATACCCATCCTACGATATAGAAAAATTGATGATTTTGAACGGGGACCCTTCGGAAAGGTTAGCAGATATACAATCTGTACTTACAAAACAAGATGTTTTAGATATTATAAAACATGTAAAGCATATACACGTATCAGAGGATGTGGCAGACGTACTTATGTTTATAGTACAAAAAACAAGAAAACACAAAGATGTATATGTAGGTGTGTCTCCAAGGGGTACTTTGCAAATGATAAATCTGGCCAAATCTTATGCCTTCTTGATGGATAGAGATTTTGTAACACCTTTTGACATAATAGAGTTAGCTCCCATAGCTTTTCCACATAGAATATTGACAGACGATACCACCCAAAAGAAAAATTCTATTATAATAGAAGAGATAGTAAAAGAGGTTAAGTTATGA
- a CDS encoding GGDEF domain-containing protein has product MHLFYKIKKFIVTSITHKLIFRLFVLITSIVIITEGIFAVSFREQGIRYALSKANTVAGIVRDGLTSLMVMGVIKDRESYIKRLERVKGVTNIHIVRGEAVDKQFGPGLPTEQPIDNLEKLVLLTGKPIYKIYESPSKVLVRDIIPYKASNKGIVNCFQCHEVQNGQVLGAIDITLDVTGIRYKAFLVMLTTLLIFVGLFGALSYSIFRFSKPYIDMFNKLIKSFDSLQEGRFEEAKIRDSSVLENNEIIDEAGKVVIFFNKMIDILHNALNSIHQKAFTLIGYDVMNSGNTIKDTDKIVTELENIYKFKKTIEKDSSKEDIYERLRLILEHYMSLDKFSLYEVHYDKMKLIFANGTDKLWCKEEILKDNNCCRAYRTGADVNSDEFPNVCKCFIKDYNEFQKQEDSLEYYCIPIYLNGHVHNVLQIVYEHYMKDFVNMMIPYIKGYLDEAIPVMESKLLMEKLKEQSIKDQLTGFYNRRYIEEAIDPILNNAKRKGETTGVLMIDVDHFKEINDKYGHDVGDMVLKTVAQTIKESIRESDIPIRFGGEEFMVLLTNVKPGDSESVAEKIRKNMENRVIKLPNNTTIKRTISIGVSEIPTDTDKFWQAVKFADVALYKAKESGRNKVVRYQKDMWQEEEY; this is encoded by the coding sequence ATGCATTTATTTTATAAAATAAAGAAGTTTATAGTTACGTCTATAACACATAAGCTTATATTTAGATTGTTTGTACTTATAACATCAATAGTCATTATAACGGAAGGAATATTTGCTGTTTCTTTTAGAGAGCAAGGTATTAGATACGCTTTATCAAAAGCCAATACTGTGGCTGGTATTGTAAGAGACGGACTAACATCTTTGATGGTAATGGGCGTTATAAAAGATAGGGAGTCTTATATTAAAAGGCTTGAGCGAGTAAAAGGTGTAACAAACATACATATAGTAAGGGGAGAAGCTGTAGATAAACAGTTTGGTCCAGGGCTTCCGACAGAACAACCAATAGACAACTTAGAAAAACTTGTACTTTTAACAGGAAAGCCTATTTACAAAATATATGAAAGCCCATCAAAAGTGCTTGTTAGAGACATAATACCCTATAAAGCCTCGAATAAAGGCATAGTAAATTGCTTTCAGTGCCACGAGGTCCAAAACGGCCAGGTATTAGGCGCAATAGATATAACACTTGATGTAACAGGCATAAGATATAAAGCATTTTTAGTAATGTTAACTACGCTGTTAATTTTTGTTGGGCTTTTTGGTGCGTTATCTTACTCTATATTTAGATTCTCAAAACCATATATAGATATGTTTAATAAGCTTATAAAGAGCTTCGACTCACTGCAAGAAGGAAGATTCGAAGAAGCTAAGATAAGAGATAGCAGCGTATTAGAAAACAACGAAATAATAGATGAGGCTGGTAAGGTGGTGATATTTTTCAATAAGATGATCGATATACTGCATAACGCTTTAAACAGTATACATCAAAAAGCTTTCACTCTAATAGGATACGATGTTATGAATTCTGGCAACACCATAAAAGATACCGATAAAATAGTAACAGAACTAGAAAATATATATAAATTCAAAAAAACCATAGAAAAAGATAGCTCTAAAGAAGATATATACGAAAGACTACGATTAATACTAGAACACTACATGTCTTTGGATAAGTTTAGCTTATATGAAGTGCATTACGATAAAATGAAGCTAATATTTGCAAATGGCACCGACAAACTCTGGTGCAAGGAAGAAATCTTAAAGGACAACAACTGTTGCAGAGCCTATAGGACTGGTGCAGACGTAAACAGCGATGAATTTCCAAACGTATGCAAGTGTTTTATAAAGGACTATAATGAATTTCAAAAACAAGAAGATTCTTTGGAATATTACTGCATCCCGATATATCTAAACGGACACGTGCACAACGTATTGCAAATTGTATATGAACACTACATGAAAGATTTTGTAAATATGATGATACCTTATATAAAAGGCTATCTAGATGAAGCTATACCTGTTATGGAGTCTAAGCTTTTAATGGAGAAACTAAAAGAGCAATCTATAAAAGATCAATTAACAGGATTCTACAATAGAAGATATATAGAAGAAGCCATAGACCCTATATTAAATAACGCCAAAAGAAAAGGTGAAACCACGGGTGTTTTGATGATAGATGTGGATCACTTCAAAGAGATAAATGACAAATATGGACACGATGTAGGAGATATGGTGTTAAAAACAGTAGCTCAAACTATAAAAGAATCCATAAGAGAATCGGATATTCCTATAAGGTTTGGTGGTGAAGAGTTTATGGTGCTTTTAACAAACGTAAAACCCGGAGATAGTGAAAGTGTTGCCGAGAAGATAAGGAAAAATATGGAAAACAGAGTTATAAAATTACCAAACAACACCACTATAAAAAGGACGATAAGTATAGGAGTATCTGAAATACCAACAGATACTGATAAATTCTGGCAGGCTGTTAAGTTTGCAGATGTCGCTCTTTATAAAGCAAAAGAATCTGGCAGAAACAAAGTAGTTAGATATCAAAAAGATATGTGGCAAGAAGAAGAATATTAA
- the recR gene encoding recombination mediator RecR yields MAFEDFIPRNLLKALENIKHIPGYGEKNASRFVYGFLKLDKIKKEDIVKSLENLFSITTCKECNILTDQEVCAICSNPKRSKKYIAVVEESQDAYKIEKLERFKGVYHILGGRISPLEGIAPEDLSIELLKERIRKYNPKEIIIATNPNPEGEATANYLIKIIKSLNNKSATSMPRTTSMPRTTSLPRSTTPKITRIATAIQFGTLIEYVDDLSLEESIEKRE; encoded by the coding sequence TTGGCCTTTGAGGATTTTATACCAAGAAATCTTCTAAAAGCTTTGGAAAACATAAAACATATACCTGGCTATGGTGAAAAAAACGCTTCAAGGTTTGTATACGGCTTTTTAAAGCTTGATAAAATCAAAAAAGAAGATATCGTAAAAAGCTTAGAAAATCTTTTTTCTATAACTACATGTAAAGAGTGCAACATACTTACAGATCAAGAAGTTTGTGCTATATGCTCTAATCCAAAAAGAAGTAAAAAGTATATAGCTGTAGTAGAAGAGTCTCAAGATGCTTACAAGATAGAAAAATTGGAGCGTTTTAAAGGTGTTTATCATATTTTAGGTGGTCGTATAAGTCCACTGGAGGGTATAGCACCAGAAGATTTGAGTATAGAGCTTTTAAAAGAAAGAATAAGAAAATACAATCCGAAGGAGATAATAATAGCCACAAATCCAAACCCGGAGGGTGAGGCTACAGCTAACTATCTTATAAAAATAATAAAAAGCTTAAACAATAAATCTGCTACAAGTATGCCACGCACCACAAGTATGCCACGCACCACAAGTCTACCACGGTCTACTACACCGAAGATAACACGCATAGCCACCGCTATCCAGTTTGGTACGCTTATAGAGTATGTGGACGATCTATCTTTGGAAGAGAGCATAGAAAAAAGGGAATAG
- a CDS encoding type IV pilus twitching motility protein PilT, whose protein sequence is MQLDIGTLTEILVKNKGSDIHIVAGSKPAIRADGKIKFLEEYNTLTPEDTQHLAYGIMLEKYKKVFEEKNAVDFSIGVHGLGRFRVNVFRQRDSVSMVLRYLTSEIKDITKLGLDTKVLELTKRSMGLILVTGPTGSGKSTTLASMIQYILDNEPVHVITVEDPIEYLFKHSKGIVNQRELGQDVPSFSDALRSALREDPDVILVGEMRDRETIEMALRAAETGHLVFGTLHTNTAISTINRIVDVFSAEEKDQIRTQLSISLQGIISQRLLPKINGGRVLAYELLIPNTGIRNLIKENKLPQAYALMQSGQAQTGMQTMNQHLRKLYGMGLITKEDALKYSPDPKELARLMGVAYEEM, encoded by the coding sequence ATGCAACTTGATATAGGGACGTTAACAGAAATACTGGTAAAAAACAAAGGAAGTGATATTCACATAGTGGCAGGCTCTAAACCTGCTATAAGAGCAGATGGCAAAATAAAGTTTTTAGAAGAATACAATACATTAACACCTGAAGATACACAGCATTTAGCCTACGGCATTATGCTTGAGAAATATAAAAAAGTATTTGAAGAGAAAAATGCAGTAGATTTTTCTATCGGAGTACACGGTTTAGGCAGATTTCGCGTAAATGTATTTAGACAAAGAGACTCTGTAAGTATGGTTTTAAGATACTTAACCAGCGAGATAAAAGATATTACAAAATTAGGGTTGGACACAAAGGTCTTAGAACTTACCAAAAGGAGTATGGGACTTATTCTAGTAACAGGTCCAACAGGTAGCGGTAAATCCACGACCTTAGCATCGATGATACAGTATATACTTGATAATGAGCCTGTACATGTTATAACAGTGGAAGATCCGATAGAATATCTTTTTAAACATAGTAAAGGTATTGTAAACCAGCGCGAGTTAGGACAAGATGTACCAAGTTTTTCCGATGCTTTAAGAAGCGCTTTAAGAGAAGACCCAGATGTAATACTAGTAGGTGAAATGAGAGATAGAGAAACTATAGAAATGGCTTTAAGAGCAGCTGAAACAGGGCACTTGGTATTTGGAACACTTCATACAAATACCGCTATATCCACTATAAATAGAATTGTAGATGTATTTAGTGCAGAAGAAAAGGATCAAATAAGGACACAGCTCTCTATCTCTTTGCAAGGTATTATATCTCAAAGGCTTTTACCCAAAATAAACGGTGGTAGAGTGTTAGCTTACGAGCTTTTAATACCAAACACAGGTATAAGGAATTTGATAAAAGAAAATAAGCTACCACAAGCTTACGCTTTGATGCAATCAGGTCAAGCTCAAACAGGTATGCAAACCATGAATCAACACTTAAGAAAACTATACGGTATGGGGCTTATAACAAAAGAAGATGCTCTAAAATACAGTCCAGATCCAAAAGAATTGGCAAGGTTAATGGGTGTAGCTTATGAAGAGATGTAG
- a CDS encoding GspE/PulE family protein, whose protein sequence is MPDTERNLRFLRFLRNEGLIDDNTLKELKDLDIDIVSYLVETKKITEQDLLNAYSKMFKFVDRYGSIVNIDKIDKNLLNLFPQDFIVKNKIIPISMSDNNIIVATYMPYIDENQIKYITKKTNVIIWYAAPSHIKSVIDNIFHSSGSIDLSTEEVYIEVNQEYDINIEKLVEQSSESAIVKLADSILYRAVKDGASDIHIEPQEKEIVLRFRIDGMLKKIDTYPTNIKEPLVSRFKILANLDISERRKPQDGTIKVRISNKKVQLRISTLPTIFGEKIVMRVQFPDEFSALKLETLGFEEDEVEKLKQTYSKPYGIILVVGPTGSGKTTTLYSILQDLNKEDVNIVTAEDPVEINIPGLNQVQIDEKVGRTFESVLRSFLRQDPDIMLVGEIRDAITAEIAIKSSLTGHLVLSTLHVNDAPSTVARLIDMGIEPFLISSSLLAVSAQRLVRKLCPYCKIPYEPTKEKREYYGITTNTIYKASKQGCEHCNYLGYKGRTVIAELMFVDNEIREAINQKKTTEEIREIAIKKGMKTLFQSGIIKVNKGITSLEEVLRVSIQD, encoded by the coding sequence ATGCCGGATACAGAAAGGAATTTAAGGTTTTTAAGATTTTTGCGAAACGAAGGACTCATAGATGACAATACATTAAAAGAATTAAAAGATCTAGATATAGACATAGTAAGCTATCTTGTAGAAACTAAAAAAATAACTGAGCAAGATCTTCTTAACGCATATTCAAAAATGTTTAAATTTGTAGATAGATACGGTAGCATAGTAAACATAGATAAAATAGATAAAAATCTTTTAAACTTATTTCCTCAAGATTTTATAGTAAAAAATAAAATAATACCCATTTCTATGTCTGACAATAATATTATTGTAGCTACATATATGCCGTACATAGATGAAAATCAAATAAAGTACATTACCAAAAAAACAAATGTAATAATCTGGTACGCGGCACCGTCACACATAAAAAGTGTAATAGATAATATCTTTCATAGTTCTGGATCTATAGACTTAAGCACAGAAGAGGTATATATAGAAGTAAACCAAGAATACGATATCAATATAGAAAAGTTGGTAGAACAATCAAGCGAAAGTGCAATCGTGAAATTGGCTGACTCCATACTTTATAGAGCTGTAAAAGATGGTGCTTCTGATATACATATAGAGCCTCAGGAAAAAGAAATTGTTCTAAGATTTAGAATAGATGGAATGCTGAAAAAAATAGACACTTACCCAACAAATATAAAAGAACCACTAGTATCTAGGTTTAAAATATTGGCAAACCTCGATATATCGGAAAGAAGAAAGCCTCAAGACGGGACAATAAAAGTAAGAATATCAAATAAAAAAGTTCAGCTTAGAATATCGACACTTCCTACAATATTCGGTGAAAAAATAGTAATGAGAGTGCAGTTTCCTGATGAGTTTTCAGCTTTAAAATTAGAAACGCTTGGATTTGAAGAAGATGAAGTGGAAAAACTAAAACAAACTTACAGCAAACCTTATGGGATAATACTAGTGGTAGGACCCACAGGTAGCGGGAAAACTACAACCCTTTATTCAATACTTCAAGACTTAAACAAAGAAGATGTAAATATAGTAACTGCCGAAGACCCGGTAGAAATAAATATACCAGGGCTTAATCAAGTCCAAATAGATGAAAAAGTAGGAAGGACTTTCGAATCGGTTTTAAGGTCATTTTTAAGGCAAGACCCAGATATTATGCTTGTAGGTGAAATAAGAGATGCTATAACGGCTGAAATAGCGATAAAATCATCTCTTACTGGGCACTTAGTCCTATCAACGCTACATGTAAACGATGCGCCAAGTACGGTAGCAAGGCTTATAGACATGGGGATAGAACCGTTTCTCATATCATCTTCACTTTTGGCAGTATCCGCTCAAAGGCTTGTTAGAAAGTTGTGTCCATATTGCAAAATACCATATGAACCCACAAAGGAAAAAAGAGAATATTACGGCATTACCACCAATACAATATATAAAGCAAGCAAGCAAGGCTGTGAACATTGCAACTATTTAGGTTATAAAGGAAGAACTGTAATAGCAGAACTCATGTTTGTAGATAATGAAATAAGAGAGGCTATAAATCAAAAGAAAACCACAGAAGAGATAAGAGAAATAGCTATTAAAAAAGGTATGAAGACATTGTTTCAGTCTGGTATAATAAAAGTAAACAAAGGAATTACATCTTTAGAAGAAGTGTTAAGAGTATCTATACAAGATTAA
- a CDS encoding DNA topoisomerase, giving the protein MIVSRLLERKYLIEKRSKLISTKLGIEVYNFLKQNKELSYLVSEEFTRELEHKMDIISEKGEDYKEVLKTLYNYLKFIYNL; this is encoded by the coding sequence ATCATAGTTTCTAGGCTTTTAGAAAGAAAGTATCTAATAGAGAAAAGATCAAAGCTTATATCTACTAAACTCGGCATAGAAGTATATAACTTTCTAAAGCAAAACAAAGAGCTTTCTTATTTGGTATCTGAAGAATTTACCAGAGAACTAGAACACAAAATGGATATAATAAGCGAGAAAGGAGAAGATTATAAAGAGGTGCTAAAAACACTGTATAACTATCTTAAATTTATTTATAATTTATAA
- the hpt gene encoding hypoxanthine phosphoribosyltransferase: MKVRPIINSFDLQKRVIELSKTIEKDYEEVYILGLLNGSFMFVSDLSRHIQKNVFVDFMKVSSYVGDKSSNLNILCDISFDIKDKDVILVDDILDTGKTLSKVKELILSKHPKSLKICVLLDKPSRREVSIKADYVGFEIEDKFVVGYGLDYNGFGRNFSFIAQIEI, translated from the coding sequence ATGAAAGTAAGACCTATTATAAACAGCTTTGATTTACAAAAAAGAGTCATAGAATTATCAAAAACTATAGAAAAAGACTACGAAGAAGTTTATATATTGGGGCTTTTAAACGGTTCATTTATGTTTGTAAGTGATTTATCAAGACATATACAAAAAAATGTGTTTGTTGATTTTATGAAAGTAAGCTCATACGTAGGAGATAAATCTTCAAATCTTAATATCCTTTGCGATATTAGTTTTGATATAAAGGATAAAGATGTAATCTTGGTAGATGATATATTAGACACGGGCAAAACACTAAGTAAAGTAAAGGAGCTAATATTATCAAAACATCCGAAAAGCCTTAAGATATGCGTGCTCCTTGATAAGCCCTCTAGAAGAGAGGTTAGTATAAAGGCAGATTACGTAGGTTTTGAAATAGAAGATAAGTTTGTTGTAGGATACGGCCTTGACTACAACGGCTTTGGAAGAAACTTCAGCTTTATAGCTCAGATAGAAATATAG
- the tuf gene encoding elongation factor Tu: MAKEKFVREKEHINVGTIGHVDHGKSTLTSAITCVLGAGVLSGGKAKCYRYEEIDKAPEEKERGITINITHVEYETPKRHYAHVDCPGHADYIKNMITGAAQMDGAILVVSAADGPMPQTREHVLLARQVNVPYIVVFMNKCDMVDDPELLDLVELEVRDLLNKYEFPGDDVPIIRGSALGALEELDKGKPDKWCNAIVDLMKALDDYIPSPQRETDKPFLMPIEDVFTISGRGTVVTGRVERGVLKPGEEVEIVGLKEESLKTTATSVEMFRKILDEALPGDNVGVLLRGVGKDQVERGQVLAKPGSITPHKKFKAQVYVLSKEEGGRHTPFFLNYRPQFYIRTADVTGTVVKLPEGQEMVMPGDNVEFEVELIHPVAMEEGLRFAIREGGRTVGAGVVTKIIE; the protein is encoded by the coding sequence ATGGCAAAGGAAAAGTTTGTTAGAGAGAAAGAGCACATCAACGTAGGTACCATAGGTCACGTTGACCATGGTAAATCTACCTTAACATCTGCTATCACCTGTGTGTTAGGTGCTGGTGTATTATCAGGCGGTAAGGCAAAATGCTACCGTTATGAAGAAATAGACAAAGCACCTGAAGAAAAAGAAAGAGGTATTACCATCAACATAACTCACGTTGAATACGAAACACCAAAAAGACACTACGCTCACGTTGACTGTCCCGGACACGCAGACTACATAAAGAACATGATTACAGGTGCCGCTCAAATGGACGGTGCAATACTTGTTGTATCAGCAGCAGATGGTCCAATGCCCCAAACCAGAGAACACGTTTTGCTAGCAAGACAAGTTAACGTCCCTTACATAGTGGTATTTATGAACAAATGCGATATGGTAGATGACCCAGAGCTATTAGATCTAGTAGAGTTAGAAGTAAGAGACCTGCTAAACAAGTACGAATTTCCGGGTGATGATGTGCCAATTATAAGAGGTTCTGCTTTAGGAGCACTAGAAGAACTAGACAAAGGCAAACCAGACAAATGGTGCAATGCAATAGTAGACCTTATGAAAGCCTTAGATGACTATATACCATCTCCTCAAAGAGAAACTGATAAGCCATTCCTAATGCCAATAGAAGATGTCTTTACCATATCTGGTAGAGGTACAGTTGTCACAGGTAGAGTAGAAAGAGGTGTGCTAAAACCAGGCGAAGAAGTGGAAATAGTAGGTCTAAAAGAAGAATCCCTAAAAACTACAGCCACATCTGTGGAAATGTTTAGAAAAATCCTTGACGAAGCATTACCCGGTGACAACGTAGGTGTGTTATTAAGAGGTGTAGGTAAAGACCAAGTAGAAAGAGGTCAAGTCTTAGCAAAGCCAGGTTCTATAACTCCACATAAAAAGTTCAAAGCTCAAGTTTACGTATTGTCAAAAGAAGAAGGTGGTAGACACACTCCATTCTTCCTAAACTACAGACCACAATTCTACATAAGAACCGCTGACGTAACTGGTACAGTGGTAAAGCTTCCAGAAGGTCAAGAGATGGTAATGCCTGGTGATAACGTAGAGTTTGAAGTAGAGCTAATACATCCAGTAGCTATGGAAGAAGGCCTTAGATTTGCCATAAGAGAAGGTGGTAGAACAGTTGGTGCTGGTGTTGTCACCAAGATTATAGAGTGA
- the rpmG gene encoding 50S ribosomal protein L33 → MREIITLACTECKRRNYSITKNRQKHPQRVEIRKHCPWCNKHVVHREVK, encoded by the coding sequence ATGAGAGAAATTATTACGTTGGCCTGTACTGAATGCAAGAGAAGAAATTATTCTATCACTAAAAACAGGCAAAAACATCCCCAAAGGGTTGAAATAAGGAAGCATTGTCCTTGGTGTAACAAGCACGTAGTTCATAGAGAGGTAAAATAG
- the secE gene encoding preprotein translocase subunit SecE produces MDKILNFLKEVKQELRKVSWPDKKLVIRATVSVIIFSLFFGIYLWIVDLSFTKILSFIFGIWGGSL; encoded by the coding sequence ATGGATAAAATTTTAAATTTTTTAAAAGAAGTAAAGCAAGAGTTACGCAAGGTATCTTGGCCTGATAAAAAACTCGTCATAAGGGCGACGGTTAGTGTTATAATATTTTCCTTATTTTTTGGAATTTATTTATGGATTGTAGATTTGAGTTTTACGAAGATTTTGTCGTTTATATTTGGTATTTGGGGTGGTAGTTTATGA